The window TTGGCCGGGTTGCGCACCCGCGCATAGCTCGGCAGCGGCATGGTCTTGTGCGCCGCAGTCATCGCGTGCATGTTGTAGATCTCGCCGCTGGCCGTCTTGCGGCCGTGGAACTTGCGGCCGTACCAGGAGGCCAGTCCCTTCTCCTTGATCGGCACGTCGCGGGTCTCGGGCGTGTAGTTGCGGCCCAGCACCTCATAGGGCTTGTTGGGTCCGCCCGAGCGGATGGGCTCGACGCGCGGTTCGGCGTCCGGCGTGCGGGCCAGGTCGGGTGGGATCTCGGCGGCCGGGCCGTCCCGGCCGCTCGCCGCGCCCGGCCGGGTCGGTGCCGAGCCGCAGGCCACCAGCAAGGCCGCGAGCATTGCGCCCAGCAACGCACGCAACTTCGCATGGATGCAGGGCGGGCAAGGCGCTCGGCGAGACGGCATGGGCGAACCATAACCGAGGCCGGGTCCGGGTCCGGGCCAGCGCGCTTGCCGCGCGCTGCGCGCCGTGCGTCAGCGCGCCGAGGCCGTGGCCTGCCCGCCCTCGGTCAGGCCGGCACCGAGCCGGATGCTGCCGTCGGGCAGCGGCACGATCAGCGGGGCCACGACGACGCGCACGACACCCTTCTCGGTCATGTCGAGCTCGCGCGCCGTGCCGGGCGACAGATCGACGATGCGGCCGTCGGCATAGGGACCGCGGTCGCGGATCTTCACGATCGCGCTGCGGCCGTTCTCGAGGTTCGTCACCTTGGCCACGGTGCCCAGCGGCAGGGTCTTGCTGGCCGCGTTGTTCGACGTCGGATCCATGCGGCCCCCGTCGGCCATCTTGCGGCCCGCGAAACTGTGGTGGTAGTACGACGCCTTGCCCTTGCGCACCTGTCCGCTGCGGTCAGAGGTGAGCGTGCGCTGGACGGCGATCGCCTCGGCGTCGGTCAGGGCCGAGGCCGGCATCGGCGCGGCGGCCAGCAGCGCGATCGCCGCGGCACAGCTCGCAAGCCAGGTCGGAGTGAAGGCGGGGTTCAGGTTCATGTCTCACCTCATCGAGGGCCACGCGAGGCGAGCGGCGGCGGAAGGCCACCGTGCCTCGGAGCGTGAGGTCAGTGTCGGCAACCGCGCCGCCGGGAGCGATCGGCCGACGGCGTGTCGGCGTGTAGGACGACGGCCTCAGTTGTTCAGAGCGCGCGGCTCAGCGTGATGCTGCCGAACGAGGGGCGCTCCTGCTGCCCACGGAACTGGCGGGTGCCGTAGTTGCGCGCGAACGCGAGCTTCCAGTCACCGCCGAGCACGGCGACACCGAGAGCCACGTCGGCCACCAGCGGCCGCTTGTGCACATGGTGGCTGTCGCGGAAGCTGTTGCCGTCGAGGGTGATGTCGTGCAGCACCAGGCGCGCGTCGGTGTTCACGAAGGCATGCCATGACCAGCCGCCCGACGACACGGCAGCGCGCAGCGGCGCGGTGTTCTCGCCGGCCGGCCGCAGCGGGCTGGAGCCGAAGTCGTCGGGCAGCCGGTAGCCGAAACGGATCTCGAAGCCGACGTTCGCGCCGGTCAGGAAGTTGCCGACCGTGCCGCCCCAGTGCGTGATCGCGTCCCAGCGCAGGCTGTCGCTCGCGGGCAGCAGCGCGTGGCTGCCCCAGCGCCGCGAGCGCTCGTGCAGCAGCATGACCACCGGCTCGTTTTTCAACTGGTGGTCCCAGCCGCGGAAGTGCTCCGAGCCGAACACGCGGTGGAACAGCTTCTGCGTGCGCTCGGCCTGCGAGGCCGGACCGACCACGCCGAGCACGATCTGCGAGGCCCAGAGCTCGTCGCCGAGCCGCGCGTTGTAGCCGGCACTCAGCAGCAGCGCGCCGGCATAGGGCCGGTCGTCGACGATCAGGTCGCTGCGCTCGGGATCGTTCGGGGTGTAGATGGCCTGGCCGAGACCGAAGACCAGGTTGCGCTGCTCGTAGTGCGCCGGGCTCAGCCACTCCAGCTCACGGTTCAGCCAGCGCGCCGGCCCCGACAGGCAGGCATCGCCGTCGTGCGGATCGAGGTTGGGCGTGACGGCCTTGATCTGCAGGCCGCTGCTGTAGCCCTGGTCCTGGCGCGCGATCACGTCGTTGTCGAGGCGCAGCACCAGCAGCGCGGGATTCAGCGCACCCGGCACCACCCGGCGGCAGGCTGCCTCGTCGGCTGCTTGCGCCGACGTCACCTGACCCAGAAGGACGAGCAGGGCCAAGCCGGCAAACAGCGTTTGCGCCGCGCCAACGGCGGTCGCGGCGACGTCGCGAAATTTCATGGGCGCGAAGGGTAACAGCGCCGCGCGCCGCGTGTTCGTCACAGCCGTCCGCAGGCCGCTGTTCTACGATGCACCATGGACCCCTACGACCACGACCTCGAACGCGGCCTGCGCAACCGCCGCGCCCTCCTCGGCGATGCCTGGGTGGACAAGTCGATCGCCAGCGCGAACGCCTTCACCGCTGACTTCCAGAACTTCATCACCCGCTATGCCTGGCACGAGGTGTGGGGACGGCCCGGGCTGGACGCGAAGACCCGCCGTGTCATCGTGCTGGCCATCACCTGCGCGCTGGGCCGCTGGGAGGAGTTCGAGCTGCACCTGCGCGCCGCGCTGGTGGGCGGCTCGGGCGCGAGCCTCGGTGCCGGCGACGACGCCCCCACCGCCCTGACACCCGACGAGGTGAAGGAGGTCCTGATGCAGGCCGCCATCTACGCCGGCGTGCCGGCCGCGAACACCGGCATGTCGATCGCGGTGAAGCTGCTGCGCGAGCTGGGCCACGCGCTGCCGCCACTGCCGGCCACCGAGGTGGCCCACACCGGCAGCGGCCGCTCCTTCCGCAGCGCCGGCACGCCCGCGCTGCACTACACCGTGCGCGAACCGCGTTCCAAGGCATCGCCCCGCAGCACCGTGGTACTGAGCCACGCGCTGGGCTGCGACGTGAGCCTGTGGGATGCGCTGGCCAATGCGCTGGCCGCCGAGCACCGCGTGATCTGCTACGACCACCGCGGCCACGGCGATTCCGAGGCGCCGGCCGGTCCGTACACGATGGCCGAACTGGCCGACGACGCCGAACGCCTGCTGGCCGAACTGGACACCGGCCCGGTGGTGTGGATCGGCCTGTCGCTGGGCGGCATGGTCGGCCAGGAGCTGGCGCTGCGCCATCCGCGGCGCGTCGAGGCGCTGGTGATCGCGAACTCGAGCGCCGGCTTCGACGAGGCCGGCCGCAACGCATGGCAGCAGCGCATCGACGCCGTCGCGCAGGGCGGCGTCGACGCAGTGGCCGACGCGGCGATGCAGCGCTGGTTCACGACGGACTTCCGCAGCGCGCAGCCGGCCACGGTCGCGCGCTGGCGCCGCCGGGTCGCCAGCACGTCGGCACGCGGCTATGTGGCAGCGTCGCAGGCCGTGATGCGGCACGACACGGCCGCGCGCCTGCCGCAGATCAGCGCGCCCACGCTGGTGATCGCCGGCGCGCTGGATCCGGGCACGCCGGTGGCCATGTCGCAAGCGATCGCTGACGCCGTGCCCAGGGCGCGGCTGGTGGTGCTCGACGACGCGGCCCACCTGAGCGTGCTGGAACAACCCGCGGCGTTCACCGCCGTGGTGCACGACTTCCTCGCCGCCCTGGCCTGACGGCGGGGAACCGACGGAGGCATTCGGCCACCAACCGTGTCGCCGGTCATGCGGTTCACGCCGCTGCTTACGTTTTGTAGCCCGAACCGCGGCTCGGATGGTGGGAGGATAGCGGTGTGAAACAGTCCTTGCGCGCGCTCGCCGTGGTGGCGCTCGCGGCCCTCGGGATCGCGGGTTGCAGCACCTCCAAAACAGAGATCGGCGGCCCCTCCGACATGGCCATCGCCGACCAGGCGCCGCCGCAAGAGGGCGGTGTGGGACGCTGCGAGAAGCGGCTCGGCACCGTGGCGATCACCGAATCAGAAGTCAACAGCCAGGCGCTGATGTCGGCCGGCCTGCCGCGTTCGATGGCGCCGCTGGTGCGCCACCTGCTGATCCGCAGCGGCTGCTTCAACGTGGTCGACCGCGGCGCGGCCTACTCGCTGCTCGAGGCCGAGCGCAGGCTGCGCGAGCAGCTCGGCACCGACGCCAACGCGACGGTCGCCCGGCACCTGCAGCCGCTGGACTACATCCTGCGCGCAGAGATCGTGTTCGCCGAACAGATCGGCCAGAGCAAGGGTGTGCTCGGCGGCGTGTTCGGTGACGTGATCGGCGGCATCGGCGGCCAGTACAACAAGAAGGAAGCGGTGGTGCTGCTGAGCGTGGTGGACGCGCGCACCAGCGAGATCACGAGCTCCGTGTTCGGCCGTGGCACCAGCGATTCGGCCGGCCTCGGCAGCCTGGTGCTCAGCAGCGGCGTGTTCGCGATCGATGGCGGCTGGGCCGACACGCCGCAGGCGAAGACGGTGGCCGCTGCGCTGGTCGACGCCTGGAACCGCACGCTGCCCAAGCTGCCGGCGGCCGACATCGCGCCGCCCCCGAAGGCCAAGCCCGTCGTGGCGCCGGTGGCACCGCCCGCGCCCGTGCCCTTGCCGCTCCCGCTCGAGCCGTCTGCCGCACCGCCGCCACCCGTGCCCGCCTCCGCGCCCGAGCGCGCGGCCAGCGCGCCGGCCTGAACCGGGCCGTCGGCGGATCAGCGCTGCCGCCAGCCCAGGCCGGCGCTCGTCTCGCCGCGCGGCCGGTACTCGCAGCCGACCCAGCCGCCGTAGCCCAGCGCGTCGATCACGTCGAAAAGGTAGGCTGCATTCAGTTCGCCGATGTCGGGTTCCTGGCGCTCCGGCACGCCGGCCACCTGCAGGTGGCCGACGCGGCCGGTGGGCAGGTACTGCCGCAGCTTCATTGCCACGTCGCCCTCCACCACCTGGCAGTGGTAGAGGTCCATCTGCACCTTCAGGTTGGGCGCGTTCACCAGCTGCACGATCTCGTGCGCGTGGTCCTGGCGATTCAGGAAGTAGCCCGGCATGTCACGCAGGTTGATCGGCTCGATCAGCAGATCGACGCCGGTTCCGGCGGCCTGCCTCGCGGCCCACGCCAGGTTCTCCACGAAGGTCGGCTGCAGCGCGGCGCGTTCGGTGCCGGCCGGCAGCCGGCCGGCCATCACGTGCAGGCGCGGGCATCGCACGACGCTCGCATAGGCCAGCGCCGTGTCGATGGCGTGCCGGAAGTCGGCTTGGCGTCCCGGCAGCGCCGCGAGGCCGCGCTCGCCGGCCGCGGCGTCGCCAGGCGGCGCATTCATCAGCACCAGCGGCAGGCCGCTGTCGGCCAGCCGGGCCGCGAACTCGGCGGCGGGGTGCTCGTACGGGAACTGGCATTCCACGGCCTCGAAGCCGTCGCGCGCGGCGGCGGCGGCACGGTCGAGGAAGGGCAGCTCGGTGTAGAGCAGCGTCAGGTTGGCGGCGAATCGAGGCATGCTCACATGCTGCCAGCTTCTGCCGGCCTCGGCATCAAGGTCGGTCCCGCGGGCCGGCCTGCAGGTCGTCGAGGATCGGGCAATCAGCGCGCTCGTCGCCATGGCAGTGCCGCGCCAGCGCCTCCAGCGTGCGCTGCATCGCCTGCATCTCGTCGATGCGCCGCTGCAGGTCGGCGGCATGGCGCTGCGCCACCTGCTTCACCTCGCGGCTGGCCCGGCCACGGTCCTGCCACAGCGACAGCAGCACGCGGATCTCCGCGATGCCGAAGCCCAGTTCGCGTGCGCGGCGGATGAAGCGCAGCGTG is drawn from Methylibium petroleiphilum PM1 and contains these coding sequences:
- a CDS encoding septal ring lytic transglycosylase RlpA family protein → MNLNPAFTPTWLASCAAAIALLAAAPMPASALTDAEAIAVQRTLTSDRSGQVRKGKASYYHHSFAGRKMADGGRMDPTSNNAASKTLPLGTVAKVTNLENGRSAIVKIRDRGPYADGRIVDLSPGTARELDMTEKGVVRVVVAPLIVPLPDGSIRLGAGLTEGGQATASAR
- a CDS encoding lipid A deacylase LpxR family protein, which gives rise to MKFRDVAATAVGAAQTLFAGLALLVLLGQVTSAQAADEAACRRVVPGALNPALLVLRLDNDVIARQDQGYSSGLQIKAVTPNLDPHDGDACLSGPARWLNRELEWLSPAHYEQRNLVFGLGQAIYTPNDPERSDLIVDDRPYAGALLLSAGYNARLGDELWASQIVLGVVGPASQAERTQKLFHRVFGSEHFRGWDHQLKNEPVVMLLHERSRRWGSHALLPASDSLRWDAITHWGGTVGNFLTGANVGFEIRFGYRLPDDFGSSPLRPAGENTAPLRAAVSSGGWSWHAFVNTDARLVLHDITLDGNSFRDSHHVHKRPLVADVALGVAVLGGDWKLAFARNYGTRQFRGQQERPSFGSITLSRAL
- the pcaCD gene encoding bifunctional 4-carboxymuconolactone decarboxylase/3-oxoadipate enol-lactonase PcaCD, with product MDPYDHDLERGLRNRRALLGDAWVDKSIASANAFTADFQNFITRYAWHEVWGRPGLDAKTRRVIVLAITCALGRWEEFELHLRAALVGGSGASLGAGDDAPTALTPDEVKEVLMQAAIYAGVPAANTGMSIAVKLLRELGHALPPLPATEVAHTGSGRSFRSAGTPALHYTVREPRSKASPRSTVVLSHALGCDVSLWDALANALAAEHRVICYDHRGHGDSEAPAGPYTMAELADDAERLLAELDTGPVVWIGLSLGGMVGQELALRHPRRVEALVIANSSAGFDEAGRNAWQQRIDAVAQGGVDAVADAAMQRWFTTDFRSAQPATVARWRRRVASTSARGYVAASQAVMRHDTAARLPQISAPTLVIAGALDPGTPVAMSQAIADAVPRARLVVLDDAAHLSVLEQPAAFTAVVHDFLAALA
- a CDS encoding CsgG/HfaB family protein, which produces MKQSLRALAVVALAALGIAGCSTSKTEIGGPSDMAIADQAPPQEGGVGRCEKRLGTVAITESEVNSQALMSAGLPRSMAPLVRHLLIRSGCFNVVDRGAAYSLLEAERRLREQLGTDANATVARHLQPLDYILRAEIVFAEQIGQSKGVLGGVFGDVIGGIGGQYNKKEAVVLLSVVDARTSEITSSVFGRGTSDSAGLGSLVLSSGVFAIDGGWADTPQAKTVAAALVDAWNRTLPKLPAADIAPPPKAKPVVAPVAPPAPVPLPLPLEPSAAPPPPVPASAPERAASAPA
- the otnI gene encoding 2-oxo-tetronate isomerase → MPRFAANLTLLYTELPFLDRAAAAARDGFEAVECQFPYEHPAAEFAARLADSGLPLVLMNAPPGDAAAGERGLAALPGRQADFRHAIDTALAYASVVRCPRLHVMAGRLPAGTERAALQPTFVENLAWAARQAAGTGVDLLIEPINLRDMPGYFLNRQDHAHEIVQLVNAPNLKVQMDLYHCQVVEGDVAMKLRQYLPTGRVGHLQVAGVPERQEPDIGELNAAYLFDVIDALGYGGWVGCEYRPRGETSAGLGWRQR
- the cueR gene encoding Cu(I)-responsive transcriptional regulator; translated protein: MSQAPEGQTFNIGDAAQRSGVSAKMVRHYESLGLLPPVARSEAGYRRYSMREVHTLRFIRRARELGFGIAEIRVLLSLWQDRGRASREVKQVAQRHAADLQRRIDEMQAMQRTLEALARHCHGDERADCPILDDLQAGPRDRP